A genomic region of Salinibacter pepae contains the following coding sequences:
- a CDS encoding M14 family metallopeptidase — MDTPLPGTDSYDDAIPTPTEVIGHEIGTRHTRPAQVVRYFEAVAAVSDRVQLREHGRTYEGRRLIHAVVTSTDNQDNLDQIQRANRRAATAPAQVSDEDLQDRPAVVLMGYSIHGDEASGTEAAILLLYHLAAGSGPDVDAALENAVTLIDPMFNPDGRDRFVDWVNGNRGGTPTADPQDREHNQPWPGGRTNHYWFDLNRDWLPAQHPSSQGRLDYFHNWKPQVLTDFHEMGSEATYFFQPGVQSRTNPNTPGMNQELTGRIAERHGEYLDQIGSLYYTRETFDDFYYGKGSTYPDINGSIGILFEQASSRALLQETSKGELTYPFTVRNQFMTSLSTMRAVVELRTDLLEYQRDFFANRDEALQDTETEAFLIDRSAQPTRARALAQVLDRHEVRMFGLDEQVQANGTTFRPGDAYMVPLDQPQGRFVKAAMERTSTYPDSIFYDVSTWSLPLAFGVDHAAVSDAPAQGQRLQNPSYESGEVVGGRSEYTYVLPWGRYYAPRAVQRLHNNDIRPRVMTEPFTARVNGSSESFDRGAIVVQVQQRGVAADSIHQVVQRIAEDDYVDVYAVDQGMTPQGPDLGSAGSDILDPPKVAIVTGTGGGSRYSGTSAYNAGEVWHLLSERMNVPVSLVDLSDVQYADLDRYNTMVLAGGSFDDLPTDDVENWVRNGGTLIGVEDAVEWPIEQGMVDLEERALDVDSLVQDQSYADLDNAYGAQGIGGSIFETNLDPTHPVAYGYDESVPVFRVGTGFYDPSDEPGASVGTYDATPRLSGYLSDEQTEQARGAASIEAHEVGGGQVILFMDNPNFRAFWYGTNGLFLNAVHFGQIL, encoded by the coding sequence ATGGACACCCCGCTCCCGGGGACCGACAGCTATGACGACGCCATCCCCACCCCCACGGAGGTCATCGGCCACGAGATTGGGACGCGCCACACCCGTCCGGCCCAGGTCGTGCGCTACTTTGAGGCGGTGGCGGCGGTCAGCGACCGGGTGCAACTTCGGGAGCACGGCCGCACCTATGAAGGACGCCGCCTCATCCACGCCGTCGTGACGAGCACGGACAACCAGGACAACCTCGACCAGATCCAACGCGCCAACCGGCGCGCCGCCACCGCGCCGGCCCAGGTGTCGGACGAGGACCTCCAGGACCGCCCGGCCGTCGTCCTCATGGGATACAGCATCCACGGCGACGAGGCGAGCGGCACGGAGGCCGCGATTCTGCTCCTGTACCACCTGGCGGCCGGTAGCGGGCCGGACGTCGACGCGGCCCTGGAGAATGCCGTCACCCTCATCGACCCGATGTTCAACCCCGACGGGCGCGACCGCTTCGTGGACTGGGTCAATGGCAACCGGGGGGGCACGCCCACGGCCGACCCGCAGGACCGTGAGCACAACCAGCCGTGGCCGGGCGGGCGCACCAACCACTACTGGTTTGACCTGAACCGGGACTGGCTGCCCGCACAGCACCCGTCCTCGCAGGGGCGGCTCGACTACTTTCACAACTGGAAGCCGCAGGTGCTCACGGACTTCCACGAGATGGGATCGGAGGCGACCTACTTCTTCCAGCCGGGCGTGCAGAGCCGCACGAACCCCAACACCCCAGGGATGAATCAGGAGCTGACCGGTCGCATCGCGGAGCGCCACGGCGAGTACCTCGACCAAATCGGGTCCCTCTACTACACCCGGGAGACGTTCGACGACTTCTACTACGGCAAGGGATCGACGTACCCGGACATCAACGGCTCGATCGGCATTCTCTTCGAGCAGGCCTCCTCGCGGGCCCTCCTGCAGGAGACGAGCAAGGGCGAGCTGACCTACCCCTTCACGGTGCGCAATCAGTTCATGACCTCGCTCTCGACGATGCGGGCCGTCGTGGAACTGCGGACCGATCTGCTGGAGTATCAGCGCGACTTCTTTGCCAACCGGGACGAGGCGCTGCAGGACACCGAGACCGAGGCCTTCCTCATCGACCGGTCGGCGCAGCCCACCCGGGCCCGCGCCCTGGCGCAGGTGCTCGACCGCCACGAGGTCCGGATGTTTGGCCTCGACGAGCAGGTCCAGGCCAACGGAACCACCTTTCGACCGGGCGACGCCTACATGGTCCCGCTCGACCAGCCGCAGGGCCGCTTCGTGAAGGCGGCGATGGAGCGGACCTCCACGTACCCCGATTCGATTTTCTATGACGTGTCGACCTGGAGCCTCCCGCTGGCCTTCGGGGTCGATCACGCGGCCGTCTCCGACGCGCCGGCGCAGGGGCAGCGGCTTCAGAACCCGAGCTACGAAAGCGGAGAGGTTGTCGGGGGGCGCTCCGAATACACCTACGTGCTGCCCTGGGGGAGGTACTACGCCCCGCGGGCCGTGCAGCGCCTCCACAACAACGACATCCGTCCCCGCGTGATGACCGAGCCCTTCACGGCGCGCGTCAACGGATCGTCCGAGTCCTTCGACCGGGGCGCCATCGTGGTGCAGGTCCAACAGCGCGGCGTGGCCGCCGACAGCATCCACCAGGTCGTCCAACGCATCGCCGAGGACGACTACGTGGACGTCTACGCCGTGGACCAGGGGATGACCCCGCAGGGCCCAGATCTCGGCAGCGCGGGCTCCGATATTCTCGACCCGCCGAAGGTCGCGATCGTGACGGGGACCGGCGGCGGCTCCCGCTACAGCGGCACGAGCGCCTACAACGCGGGAGAGGTGTGGCACCTTCTCAGCGAGCGCATGAACGTGCCGGTGTCGCTGGTCGACCTGTCCGACGTGCAGTACGCGGACCTCGACCGCTACAACACGATGGTGCTGGCCGGCGGCAGCTTCGACGACCTGCCCACCGACGATGTCGAGAACTGGGTCCGGAATGGCGGCACGCTCATTGGTGTGGAGGACGCCGTGGAGTGGCCGATTGAACAGGGCATGGTGGACCTGGAAGAGCGCGCCCTGGACGTGGACTCACTGGTTCAGGACCAGTCATACGCGGACCTGGACAATGCCTATGGGGCGCAGGGCATTGGCGGCTCCATCTTCGAAACGAACCTCGACCCCACCCACCCGGTCGCCTACGGCTACGACGAGAGCGTGCCCGTCTTCCGCGTGGGGACGGGCTTCTACGACCCGAGCGATGAGCCGGGGGCGAGCGTGGGCACCTACGACGCCACGCCGCGCCTGAGCGGCTACCTCTCCGATGAGCAGACCGAACAGGCCCGGGGCGCCGCGTCCATCGAGGCCCACGAGGTGGGCGGCGGGCAGGTCATCCTCTTCATGGACAATCCCAACTTCCGGGCCTTCTGGTACGGCACCAACGGCCTCTTCCTGAACGCCGTCCACTTCGGCCAAATCCTGTAG
- a CDS encoding thioredoxin domain-containing protein encodes MPNRLANEQSPYLRQHKDNPVDWRPWGDAAFAKAREEDKPIFLSIGYSTCHWCHVMERESFEDDDVAALLNDGFVPIKVDREERPDVDSIYMDVCQMMRGQGGWPLTVLLTPDRKPFFAATYLPKEGRFQQTGLMDLLPRVRQLWNSDDRTKLLDDAEQVTDRLQRIGDEQTDGDAPGPTLLDDAARQLAQQFDRTHGGFGSAPKFPAPHNLLFLLRHWHRTGEQAALDRVTTTLDRMRWGGLFDQVGYGFHRYSTDQQWKLPHFEKMLYDQAVHVLAYTEAYQATGTDRYERTAREVLTYVRRDLQAPDGGFFSAEDADSLNAEGDMEEGAFYVWSIEDIREHLEPALADLVIDVYNMSPAGNYQEERSGERTGKNVLHREQSLAAAAEQRGMDEETLRDRLDDARETLLDARDDRSRPGLDDKVLTDWNGLMVAALAKAARVFDEAQFEEAAVQTGRFVLDTMHDADGRLLHRYREGEAGIQATLDDHAFLIWGLLELYETTFDADWLRAAVEHMEAALDRFWDAEGGGFYMTPEDGEALIVRPKEANDGALPSGNSVQLMNLLRLARFTGRTEFEERAAALSRWAGATARRRPTGVTAMLSGLHWALGTPREVVVAGKPDSDDTNALIEVLRDDYTPTTVALQRPPGDADITALAPFTASQTPVDGRAAAYVCEAFRCEAPVTDPEALREQLRTDREG; translated from the coding sequence ATGCCCAACCGCCTCGCCAACGAGCAGAGCCCGTACCTGCGCCAGCACAAGGACAACCCCGTCGACTGGCGCCCGTGGGGCGACGCGGCGTTTGCGAAAGCGCGCGAGGAGGACAAGCCCATCTTCTTATCCATCGGGTACTCGACGTGCCACTGGTGCCACGTCATGGAGCGAGAGTCCTTCGAGGACGACGACGTGGCCGCGCTCCTCAACGACGGCTTCGTGCCGATCAAGGTGGACCGCGAGGAGCGCCCCGACGTCGACAGCATCTACATGGACGTCTGCCAGATGATGCGGGGCCAGGGCGGGTGGCCGTTGACCGTGCTCCTTACCCCGGACCGGAAGCCCTTTTTCGCGGCGACGTACCTGCCGAAAGAAGGGCGGTTTCAGCAGACGGGCCTCATGGACCTGCTGCCGCGGGTCCGGCAGCTCTGGAACAGCGACGACCGGACGAAGCTTCTCGACGACGCCGAGCAGGTCACCGACCGGCTCCAACGCATCGGGGACGAGCAGACGGACGGGGACGCGCCCGGGCCGACGCTCCTCGACGACGCGGCGCGGCAGCTCGCCCAGCAGTTCGATCGGACGCACGGGGGGTTCGGGTCGGCCCCGAAGTTTCCGGCGCCGCACAACCTGCTCTTCCTGCTGCGCCACTGGCACCGGACCGGCGAGCAGGCGGCCCTCGACCGGGTCACCACGACGCTTGACCGGATGCGGTGGGGCGGCCTCTTCGATCAGGTGGGATACGGCTTCCACCGGTACTCCACCGATCAGCAGTGGAAGCTTCCCCACTTCGAAAAGATGCTGTACGACCAGGCCGTGCACGTCCTGGCGTACACGGAGGCGTACCAGGCGACCGGCACCGACCGGTACGAGCGCACGGCCCGCGAGGTGCTTACGTACGTCCGCCGCGACCTTCAGGCCCCGGACGGCGGGTTCTTCTCCGCCGAGGACGCTGATAGCTTGAACGCGGAGGGGGACATGGAAGAGGGGGCGTTCTACGTCTGGTCGATCGAGGACATTCGAGAGCACCTGGAGCCCGCCCTGGCGGACCTCGTGATTGACGTCTACAACATGTCGCCGGCGGGCAACTACCAGGAGGAGCGTTCGGGCGAGCGGACCGGCAAAAACGTGCTGCACCGCGAGCAGTCCCTCGCCGCGGCGGCCGAGCAGCGGGGGATGGACGAAGAGACGCTCCGCGATCGCCTCGACGACGCTCGTGAAACCCTGCTCGACGCGCGGGACGACCGCTCCCGTCCGGGCCTCGACGACAAGGTGTTGACCGACTGGAACGGCCTCATGGTCGCCGCCCTTGCGAAGGCCGCCCGCGTCTTTGACGAGGCCCAGTTCGAGGAGGCCGCCGTCCAGACGGGCCGGTTTGTGCTCGACACGATGCACGACGCGGACGGGCGCCTGCTCCACCGGTACCGGGAGGGCGAGGCCGGCATCCAGGCCACCCTCGACGACCACGCGTTTCTGATCTGGGGACTCCTGGAGCTGTACGAGACGACGTTCGACGCCGACTGGCTCCGGGCGGCGGTCGAGCACATGGAGGCGGCCCTGGACCGCTTCTGGGACGCCGAGGGCGGCGGCTTCTACATGACCCCTGAGGATGGAGAGGCCCTCATCGTGCGCCCGAAGGAGGCGAACGACGGCGCCCTGCCGTCCGGCAACTCGGTGCAGCTGATGAACCTGTTGCGGCTGGCCCGCTTTACCGGTCGCACCGAGTTTGAGGAGCGGGCGGCGGCGTTGAGCCGGTGGGCGGGGGCGACCGCCCGGCGCCGGCCGACCGGGGTTACGGCGATGCTCTCGGGGCTGCACTGGGCGCTGGGCACCCCGCGGGAGGTGGTGGTGGCGGGCAAGCCCGATTCGGACGACACCAATGCCCTGATCGAAGTGCTTCGGGACGACTACACCCCGACCACGGTTGCGCTGCAACGTCCTCCGGGCGACGCGGACATCACGGCCCTCGCCCCGTTTACGGCATCGCAAACGCCCGTGGACGGCCGGGCCGCCGCGTACGTCTGCGAGGCGTTCCGGTGTGAGGCGCCCGTCACGGACCCGGAGGCGCTCCGAGAGCAACTCCGGACCGATCGGGAGGGCTGA
- a CDS encoding glycerate kinase type-2 family protein — MSTPDLLDTTAADAKAIFRAAVRRVQADRLVNSTDPDAWAPQPLGHYEGIRVVGLGKAAMAMMGAVEQVLGDAMTDGYAIVPEGYPEHLPASCPAPTAGTVLEGGHPLPTQAGVRGARRIVEQAEAAGADELLLVLVSGGGTALGTLPADGMALADLKRTYHLLLHSGVKIQQMNAVRKHLTQMGGGQLARAAAPADVGSLIVSDVFGNDMSVIASGPTVPDSTTYEDAMRVLYTRDLWTEVSGPVRTRLSTGARGRHPETPGPGADCFERTSNTLVGTNRMALAAAREAAEARGYAVRQVTEEVEGEARSVGTSHAEAMLQSSPETPTCWLWGGETTVTVTGDGTGGRNQEVALGAARAMEDASRPTVLLSGGTDGIDGPTDAAGGWATPMTTEKARAVDCDPKDHLRQNDAYPFFDAIDHLLRPGPTHTNVMDVHVGLSLPEDAQP, encoded by the coding sequence GTGTCAACCCCGGATCTTCTCGACACCACCGCCGCGGATGCGAAGGCCATTTTCCGTGCGGCCGTCCGCCGCGTACAGGCCGACCGCCTAGTCAATTCGACCGACCCGGACGCGTGGGCCCCCCAACCGCTGGGCCACTACGAGGGAATCCGTGTCGTCGGGCTCGGAAAGGCCGCCATGGCGATGATGGGGGCCGTCGAGCAGGTGCTCGGCGATGCCATGACCGACGGGTACGCCATCGTGCCGGAGGGGTACCCGGAGCACCTTCCGGCGTCGTGCCCGGCCCCCACGGCGGGGACCGTGCTGGAAGGCGGCCACCCCCTCCCGACGCAGGCGGGAGTGCGTGGGGCCCGACGCATCGTGGAGCAGGCCGAGGCGGCGGGGGCCGACGAGCTGCTTCTCGTGCTGGTGTCGGGGGGCGGGACGGCCCTCGGCACGTTGCCGGCCGACGGCATGGCCCTCGCGGACCTGAAGCGCACCTACCACCTTCTGCTCCACAGCGGGGTGAAGATCCAGCAGATGAACGCGGTGCGCAAGCACCTGACGCAGATGGGCGGGGGCCAGCTTGCCCGGGCGGCGGCCCCGGCGGACGTGGGCAGCCTCATCGTCTCTGATGTTTTCGGGAACGACATGTCCGTTATTGCAAGCGGACCCACCGTTCCCGATTCCACCACGTACGAGGATGCCATGCGCGTGCTCTACACGCGGGACCTGTGGACCGAGGTGTCGGGCCCGGTGCGCACGCGTCTCAGCACGGGTGCACGCGGGCGCCATCCAGAGACGCCCGGCCCGGGGGCGGACTGTTTCGAGCGCACGTCGAACACGCTGGTGGGAACCAACCGGATGGCCCTCGCGGCGGCCCGGGAGGCGGCTGAGGCGCGCGGGTACGCGGTGCGACAGGTCACGGAGGAGGTTGAAGGGGAGGCCCGGTCGGTGGGCACATCGCACGCTGAGGCCATGCTGCAATCCAGCCCCGAGACCCCCACCTGCTGGCTCTGGGGGGGAGAGACAACGGTCACGGTGACGGGCGACGGCACGGGGGGGCGCAACCAGGAGGTGGCCCTGGGCGCTGCCCGGGCGATGGAGGATGCGTCCCGGCCGACGGTGCTCTTGAGCGGGGGCACCGACGGCATCGACGGCCCGACGGACGCGGCGGGGGGCTGGGCGACCCCCATGACGACCGAAAAGGCCCGTGCCGTCGATTGCGATCCCAAAGATCACCTTCGTCAGAACGATGCGTACCCGTTCTTTGACGCCATCGATCACCTCTTGCGCCCAGGGCCGACCCACACAAATGTGATGGACGTGCACGTGGGGCTCAGCCTCCCCGAAGACGCCCAGCCCTGA
- a CDS encoding uroporphyrinogen-III synthase yields MSAAPDVILLRSADDEAPDRYRAACREAGLRAVCEPVLAFTFPRQAQLRDRLAAPDPYVGLLATSPRATVALEQVFASHEALADGWADRLAYAVGPKTAARLRALGLRARGDDTGTADALAARIIKDDPDAPLLFLSGNRRRETLPEALRAAEVRFDELVVYETHARTDLDVPARGRASWLVFFSPSGLEAATRAEGVDMQAHRLAAIGPTTAEALEGDGHAVEAVAEEPSPDGLVAALQGAGARSS; encoded by the coding sequence ATGAGCGCCGCTCCCGACGTCATTCTTCTCCGGTCGGCGGACGATGAGGCCCCGGACCGGTACCGGGCCGCCTGTCGCGAGGCGGGGCTGCGGGCGGTCTGCGAGCCTGTGCTCGCCTTCACGTTCCCCCGACAGGCCCAGCTCCGCGACCGGCTGGCCGCCCCCGACCCGTACGTGGGGCTCCTCGCCACCAGTCCGCGGGCCACTGTCGCCCTCGAACAGGTGTTTGCGTCCCACGAAGCACTCGCGGACGGGTGGGCGGACCGCCTGGCGTACGCGGTGGGGCCGAAGACCGCGGCCCGCCTGCGAGCGCTGGGGCTCCGTGCCCGCGGGGACGACACGGGCACTGCGGACGCCCTGGCCGCGCGCATCATCAAGGACGATCCGGACGCGCCCCTGCTCTTCCTATCCGGCAATCGACGGCGCGAGACGCTGCCGGAGGCCCTGCGGGCCGCGGAGGTCCGTTTCGACGAGCTGGTGGTGTACGAGACGCACGCCCGCACTGATCTCGACGTGCCGGCGCGGGGGAGGGCGTCCTGGCTCGTCTTTTTCAGCCCGTCCGGCTTGGAAGCGGCGACCCGCGCGGAGGGGGTAGACATGCAGGCCCATCGGCTCGCGGCCATCGGGCCGACTACGGCGGAGGCCCTAGAGGGCGACGGGCACGCCGTGGAGGCGGTGGCAGAGGAGCCGTCCCCGGATGGGCTCGTGGCGGCCCTTCAGGGGGCAGGCGCGCGTTCCTCCTGA
- the hemA gene encoding glutamyl-tRNA reductase yields the protein MRFYAVGLNHECTSLGQTETFALSAEEQEALYANLSLSADAEVVVLSTCNRTEAYLYGTEADLRQVKALIGQGGGTRWPEETAFQERDEAAVRHLLQVTSGLRSVVLGERQIFAQVKAAYERAVDAGGIHSVMHRLFHTAFRAAKRVSSETGLGRGAASVSTAAVEMARQDLSEAGGDGLRDTEIVLVGAGKMGRLALEALADESLASLTVVNRSPDRAREVASPFGGDAEPWADRHRAVATADLALVATGASAPVLHAPALPAPDEATLVVDVAMPRNVDPAVDERPGYRLYDLDDLEAWTAEVRERRADAVPEAESICEELLEDFVTWVFHQQALQPAIQAIRSTFDTIREQEVDRHAHRTGMDREEVDRLTESIMQKLLAVPIVRLKNVDPESIDFVQGIELLHALFAPSDESDAGRSLAEAPDADTPDLGEAPSRCPYMTHDPGGDGTETEEVQKALRLSAAHQAASHSEEARGG from the coding sequence ATGAGGTTCTACGCAGTCGGGCTGAATCACGAATGCACCTCGTTGGGGCAGACCGAAACGTTCGCGCTTAGTGCGGAAGAACAAGAGGCCCTCTACGCAAACCTGAGCCTGAGTGCCGACGCGGAGGTCGTGGTCCTGTCGACCTGCAACCGCACGGAGGCCTACCTCTACGGCACCGAGGCGGACCTGCGCCAGGTGAAGGCCCTGATCGGACAGGGAGGCGGCACCCGGTGGCCCGAAGAAACGGCCTTTCAGGAGCGGGACGAGGCCGCGGTCCGGCACCTGCTGCAGGTAACGAGTGGCCTCCGCTCCGTGGTGCTCGGCGAGCGCCAAATTTTCGCCCAGGTCAAGGCGGCCTACGAGCGGGCGGTGGACGCTGGCGGGATTCACTCGGTGATGCACCGGCTCTTCCATACCGCATTCCGGGCCGCCAAGCGCGTCTCCTCGGAGACGGGCCTGGGCCGCGGGGCCGCGTCGGTCTCGACCGCGGCCGTGGAGATGGCACGCCAAGACCTTTCGGAGGCCGGCGGCGACGGGCTTCGGGACACGGAGATTGTGCTCGTGGGGGCGGGCAAGATGGGACGTCTCGCCCTGGAAGCCCTCGCGGATGAATCCCTTGCGTCGCTGACCGTCGTGAACCGGTCGCCCGACCGGGCCCGTGAGGTGGCCTCGCCGTTCGGGGGCGACGCCGAGCCGTGGGCCGACCGCCACCGGGCCGTGGCCACCGCGGATCTCGCGCTGGTCGCCACGGGCGCGTCCGCCCCCGTCCTGCACGCCCCCGCGCTGCCGGCCCCCGACGAGGCGACCCTCGTCGTGGACGTGGCGATGCCCCGCAACGTGGATCCGGCGGTGGACGAGCGCCCCGGGTACCGCCTCTACGATCTGGACGACCTGGAGGCCTGGACCGCGGAGGTCCGCGAGCGGCGGGCCGACGCCGTTCCCGAGGCGGAGTCCATCTGCGAAGAGCTGCTTGAGGACTTCGTGACCTGGGTGTTCCACCAACAGGCCCTCCAGCCCGCCATCCAGGCCATCCGCAGCACGTTCGACACGATTCGGGAGCAGGAGGTCGACCGCCACGCCCACCGCACGGGCATGGACCGCGAAGAGGTCGACCGCCTCACGGAGTCGATCATGCAGAAGCTGCTGGCGGTCCCCATCGTGCGGCTCAAAAACGTCGACCCGGAGAGCATCGACTTCGTCCAGGGCATCGAGCTGCTCCACGCGCTGTTCGCGCCGTCCGACGAGAGCGATGCCGGACGGTCCCTGGCGGAGGCGCCCGACGCCGACACGCCCGATTTGGGCGAGGCCCCGTCCCGCTGTCCCTACATGACCCACGACCCTGGAGGCGACGGAACGGAAACGGAGGAGGTGCAAAAGGCCCTTCGCCTGTCGGCCGCGCATCAGGCTGCGTCTCATTCCGAGGAGGCCCGCGGCGGGTAG
- the thiE gene encoding thiamine phosphate synthase — translation MENTSTNGEPTNGEPTRAEKTIGRLHVLTDFHLQQDRSHAELARLAIRGGADTIQFRQKHGGVQNKLLEARRVATVCADASTPLLIDDHLDIAQATDADGVHLGRDDFPIDAARSVLGPSPIIGGTASKPHEAAEAYEQGADYIGFGPVFPTTSKRNPKSVKGPAGLADACEAVPIPVIAIGGITHDRVRSVLEAGAHGVAVLSAVDTARNPEQATARFRAAIDGVLREADS, via the coding sequence ATGGAGAATACGTCCACCAACGGGGAGCCCACCAACGGGGAGCCCACCCGCGCCGAAAAAACGATCGGCCGCCTGCACGTGCTGACCGACTTCCACCTTCAGCAGGATCGCTCCCACGCCGAGCTGGCCCGCCTCGCCATTCGGGGCGGGGCCGACACCATTCAGTTTCGGCAGAAGCACGGTGGCGTCCAAAACAAGCTGCTGGAGGCGCGCAGGGTCGCCACGGTATGTGCCGACGCCTCCACGCCCCTTCTGATCGACGATCATCTCGACATCGCGCAGGCCACCGACGCCGACGGGGTGCACCTTGGACGGGACGATTTTCCGATCGACGCGGCCCGGTCGGTGCTGGGCCCCTCCCCCATTATCGGCGGCACGGCCAGCAAGCCCCACGAGGCAGCAGAGGCCTACGAACAGGGGGCCGACTACATCGGCTTCGGGCCGGTCTTTCCCACGACCTCGAAGCGCAACCCAAAGTCCGTGAAGGGCCCCGCCGGCCTGGCCGACGCGTGTGAGGCCGTTCCCATCCCGGTCATCGCAATCGGGGGCATCACCCACGACCGGGTGCGGAGCGTTCTGGAGGCGGGCGCCCACGGCGTGGCCGTCCTGTCCGCGGTCGACACGGCCCGCAACCCCGAGCAGGCGACCGCCCGCTTCCGGGCCGCCATCGACGGCGTGCTTCGCGAGGCGGACTCGTGA
- a CDS encoding DUF3667 domain-containing protein, giving the protein MGDYCPACGQRGGSELSVIGILGGFVRELVDTERGLWRAFRDLTLHPGTAVRAYLAGARQPFMNPGRYLLVGAIVTTVASAALQGIGAPDHNIGRFAVHVAQGVTKGAAEDSGEAAAASLEGTAWSAAVQDLEQLGAYPALALVLIAGLVGLLYWALFRRDTNVPAESFAVGTYATAHAVILYQCADCILELFVHHGALGARLSTAFDWGSQALLFVYPHVLTYGCWGKRVERNQGRPRIGMGIH; this is encoded by the coding sequence GTGGGAGACTACTGTCCGGCCTGTGGCCAGCGGGGGGGGTCGGAGCTCTCTGTGATCGGCATTCTCGGCGGGTTCGTCCGCGAGCTTGTTGACACGGAACGCGGGCTCTGGCGAGCCTTCAGGGACCTCACGCTCCACCCCGGCACGGCCGTGCGGGCCTACCTGGCGGGGGCACGACAACCGTTCATGAACCCGGGGCGCTACCTGCTGGTCGGCGCCATCGTCACTACAGTCGCTTCTGCAGCGTTGCAGGGCATTGGTGCCCCAGACCACAACATCGGACGATTCGCTGTACACGTCGCACAGGGCGTTACGAAGGGCGCGGCCGAGGATTCGGGGGAAGCAGCGGCCGCATCTCTCGAAGGAACCGCGTGGAGCGCGGCCGTTCAGGATCTCGAGCAGCTCGGCGCGTATCCTGCTCTGGCGCTCGTGCTGATCGCGGGGCTCGTTGGGCTCCTTTACTGGGCTTTGTTTCGCCGAGACACGAACGTTCCGGCCGAATCCTTCGCCGTCGGGACGTACGCCACCGCCCACGCGGTCATCCTCTACCAGTGCGCCGACTGCATCCTCGAACTCTTCGTGCACCACGGAGCGCTCGGAGCTCGACTCTCGACTGCGTTCGATTGGGGGTCCCAGGCGCTTCTCTTCGTCTATCCGCATGTCCTTACGTATGGATGCTGGGGCAAGCGTGTGGAACGGAATCAAGGGAGGCCTCGGATTGGCATGGGGATACACTGA
- the hemC gene encoding hydroxymethylbilane synthase → MSTSDPLVLGTRGSDLALRQANVVRSKLEAAGHRVELQTITTRGDEATDTPISEIGDEAVFTKELDRALLQGGVDLAVHSLKDIPSTVPSGLALAAIGEREDPRDAFVAHPSFDGHLHDLPEGATVATASLRRTAQLLTWRSDLEVVPVRGNVDTRLEKLSESDWTGMVLAVAGLVRLGLSLHIRDRIDPSLIVPAVGQGALGIACREDQDALCDLLRETLHHVPSGHAANAERAFLKTVGGGCQVPLGAWAHIDDGTLVLDACIAALDGSEHYRDERRCAPEDGAAVGRELAADLLAMGGDHILDDVLGESREGASNSPFRP, encoded by the coding sequence ATGTCGACTTCCGACCCGCTTGTTCTCGGCACCCGAGGCAGTGACCTTGCCCTCCGGCAGGCCAACGTCGTGCGGTCGAAGCTCGAAGCCGCCGGGCACCGCGTCGAGTTGCAGACCATCACGACCCGCGGCGACGAGGCGACGGACACGCCCATCTCCGAGATTGGGGACGAGGCGGTCTTCACCAAGGAGCTGGACCGTGCCCTGCTCCAGGGAGGTGTAGACCTGGCCGTCCACTCCCTCAAAGACATCCCGTCGACGGTCCCCTCAGGGCTCGCACTGGCCGCGATCGGGGAGCGCGAAGACCCGCGGGATGCGTTCGTCGCGCATCCGTCTTTCGACGGGCACCTCCACGATCTGCCGGAGGGGGCCACGGTGGCGACCGCCTCGCTCCGCCGCACGGCCCAGCTGCTTACTTGGCGGTCCGACCTTGAGGTCGTGCCGGTTCGGGGCAACGTGGACACCCGCCTCGAGAAACTGAGCGAGAGCGACTGGACGGGAATGGTGCTGGCGGTGGCGGGCCTCGTGCGGCTCGGGCTGTCGCTTCACATCCGCGACCGGATCGATCCGTCGCTCATTGTGCCGGCGGTGGGGCAGGGGGCGCTCGGCATCGCGTGCCGGGAGGATCAGGATGCGCTTTGCGACCTGCTTCGGGAGACCCTCCACCACGTCCCCAGTGGGCATGCCGCGAATGCGGAGCGGGCCTTTTTGAAAACGGTGGGCGGCGGGTGTCAGGTGCCGCTCGGGGCGTGGGCCCACATCGACGACGGCACGCTGGTGCTGGACGCCTGCATTGCCGCCCTCGACGGCAGCGAGCACTACCGCGACGAGCGGCGCTGCGCGCCAGAGGACGGGGCGGCCGTCGGGCGGGAGCTGGCCGCCGACCTGCTGGCGATGGGGGGCGACCACATCCTCGACGACGTGCTCGGCGAAAGCCGGGAGGGGGCGTCAAACTCCCCCTTCCGGCCCTGA